In Cydia splendana unplaced genomic scaffold, ilCydSple1.2 scaffold_46_ctg1, whole genome shotgun sequence, one genomic interval encodes:
- the LOC134805625 gene encoding uncharacterized protein LOC134805625 — protein MRAAAERLRERWREALEDGHYGTRTIGAILPVMDEWVDRGKGALTFRVTQVVSGHGCFGHYLHKIQREPGPQCHECGAADDTAQHTLEECNRWAVERAALRAATGVADLSLHSIIAAMLGSERKWEAVASFCEEVMSQKEEAEREREAAADALPLRRRRQGRRRRAYARLEP, from the coding sequence ATGCGGGCAGCCGCGGAGCGCCTGCGAGAGAGATGGAGGGAGGCCTTGGAGGATGGCCACTATGGAACCCGAACTATAGGGGCTATTCTCCCGGTAATGGACGAGTGGGTGGATCGGGGCAAGGGGGCCCTGACATTTAGGGTGACGCAGGTGGTGTCCGGACACGGCTGTTTCGGACACTACCTGCACAAAATACAGAGGGAGCCGGGGCCTCAGTGCCACGAATGTGGCGCGGCGGACGATACGGCTCAGCACACCCTGGAAGAGTGTAATCGCTGGGCCGTGGAAAGAGCTGCCCTTAGGGCAGCGACGGGGGTGGCGGACCTTTCGCTACACAGCATAATAGCGGCGATGCTGGGTAGCGAGAGGAAATGGGAAGCGGTGGCCTCCTTCTGCGAAGAGGTCATGTCGCAGAAGGAGGAGGCGGAGAGGGAACGAGAAGCGGCTGCTGACGCGCTTCCTCTCAGACGCAGGCGGCAGGGTCGAAGGCGGAGAGCATATGCTCGCCTCGAGCCCTAG
- the LOC134805631 gene encoding uncharacterized protein K02A2.6-like isoform X1, producing the protein MATKAPIGNLSQFDHNTQEWEIFSSRLKQFIVLNEVKNEMKQALLLTHLHDDTYRLLKNLVYPKKVEEVGYDELLKVLDGHFTPKRCTFADKSKFYEATREVGESVEKWAARIRGLAVHCEFGTSLDMLLLDKFVLGLRAGKERERLFEQNVSTLTLAKAMELAQQTECAQKARADAVAVTVKQEPVYRAGAQPSAGRRDPEARTCSVCGMRSHDESRCRYKSYRCQLCGEKGHLKKVCTSKKQSKCRVNNVEATEFSAEGGDCDSCQECKLLSLRYVNYKPILLNVSVNDLELNMELDSGSGATIINDKLYKEMFPNVSLYKSDLKMCLYNFHKITPIGFFVAKVKFMLKERLLKIYVIKNGGPPILGRDFMTKFNLSFTVDNKFVTDVNINQSSSEVTRLLNQFRSLFEEGLGEFNKFKVHLQLKENVKPKFFKPRSVPFALKKRVEEEIDRLVDLGILVPVNFSEYATPIVPVLKENGKVKIAGDFSVTLNKDMVIDKYPMPRIEEVFAKIGGGESYTKLDLSNAYNQFVLSDSSQALTTISTTKGLYKYTRLVYGLANGPAIFQRAMESLLVGIDGVSCWLDDVCVTGPTNEIHLARLREVLTRFSDAGLKLQKEKCVFLGDSVTYLGYEINKNGLQTSKTKVEAIHKAPRPTNVTEVKSFLGLVNYYRSFIPNASNMLSPLHELLRAAAKWEWGRSQEQAFQAVKRELGSERVLAHFDPEAQPVLSVDAGPGGLGALLAQRDPATGAERPLAFASRSLNASERNYSQLQKEAAAIIFGVKKFHQYLYGRQNPFVLKTDHRPLLSIFGKNNGIPVMTASRLQRYAIILSAYNYKVQYISSANNLVADYFSRAPLPNMDNDEHNEDNDEVSYLNFLDESVTPVTADKIRQATGNDATLKKVFKYMSIGWPRKISCPSILPYFRCKTDLQKDNGILFRGHRVVIPTVFRDQLLSELHTGHLGIVKTKSVARGKMWWPNIDGDIERWIGSCAACVAVRAAPPRAAPAPWPRPPSAWYRVLQLKVEKCGVFACVRPHAYRRGYL; encoded by the exons ATGGCTACTAAAGCTCCTATCGGAAATTTAAGTCAGTTTGACCATAATACCCAAGAATGGGAAATTTTCAGTAGTCGTTTGAAGCAGTTCATCGTTTTAAACGAAGTTAAAAATGAGATGAAACAGGCACTGCTACTGACACATCTGCATGACGATACATACCGGCTATTGAAGAACCTTGTGTACCCAAAAAAGGTAGAAGAAGTTGGGTACGACGAGCTGTTGAAGGTGCTCGACGGTCATTTTACTCCGAAGAGGTGTACCTTCGCTGATAAGAGCAAGTTCTACGAGGCAACTCGTGAAGTGGGGGAAAGTGTCGAGAAGTGGGCGGCTAGGATCAGAGGACTCGCCGTACACTGCGAGTTTGGAACTTCGCTGGACATGCTGCTGCTGGACAAGTTCGTGCTGGGGCTACGCGCCGGCAAGGAGCGCGAGCGACTCTTCGAGCAGAACGTCTCCACACTCACGCTGGCGAAGGCGATGGAGCTGGCACAGCAGACGGAGTGCGCGCAGAAGGCGCGCGCAGACGCGGTGGCCGTGACCGTGAAGCAGGAGCCGGTGTACCGGGCGGGCGCGCAGCCGTCCGCCGGCCGCCGGGATCCCGAGGCGAGGACCTGCTCGGTGTGCGGTATGAGGAGCCACGACGAGAGTAGGTGCAGATACAAGTCCTACCGGTGCCAGCTGTGTGGTGAAAAGGGACACCTCAAGAAAGTGTGTACTTCCAAGAAGCAGTCCAAGTGTCGTGTGAACAATGTTGAAGCGACAGAGTTCTCGGCAGAAGGTGGAGACTGCGATAGTTGCCAGGAATGTAAACTTCTAAGTTTAAGGTACGTTAATTATAAGCCAATATTACTGAATGTATCTGTTAATGACCTTGAATTGAACATGGAACTGGACTCGGGCTCCGGTGCTACCATTATTAATGACAAATTATACAAGGAAATGTTCCCTAATGTTTCATTATATAAAAGTGATCTAAAAATGTGTCTATacaattttcataaaataacgCCCATAGGTTTTTTCGTTGCGAAAGTAAAATTTATGTTAAAAGAACGATTATTGAAAATTTACGTTATAAAAAACGGCGGACCGCCAATATTGGGCCGTGATTTTATGACAAAGTTTAATTTGTCATTCACTGTAGATAACAAATTTGTTACAGATGTAAACATTAATCAGAGCTCGAGTGAGGTAACAAGGTTGTTAAATCAATTTAGAAGTTTATTCGAAGAAGGGTTGGGCGAATTTAATAAGTTCAAAGTCCACTTGCAATTGAAAGAGAACGTTAAACCTAAGTTTTTCAAACCGCGGTCAGTTCCGTTTGCTCTAAAAAAACGGGTAGAGGAAGAAATCGATCGGCTGGTAGATTTAGGTATACTCGTACCGGTTAATTTTTCTGAATATGCAACGCCTATCGTGCCTGTTTTGAAGGAAAATGGCAAAGTCAAAATTGCAGGAGATTTCTCGGTCACATTAAATAAAGACATGGTTATCGATAAGTACCCGATGCCGCGTATAGAGGAGGTGTTTGCTAAAATAGGCGGTGGTGAAAGTTACACGAAATTAGACCTTAGCAACGCGTACAATCAGTTCGTTTTGTCTGATAGCTCTCAGGCGCTTACGACCATTAGCACCACGAAGGGTCTTTATAAATATACTAGGCTAGTTTATGGTCTCGCCAACGGCCCTGCTATTTTTCAACGCGCTATGGAGTCGCTGTTGGTAGGTATTGACGGAGTCAGCTGTTGGTTGGACGACGTGTGTGTAACGGGACCGACGAACGAAATCCATTTGGCGCGATTGCGAGAGGTTTTGACAAGGTTTAGCGATGCAGGTTTAAAGTTACAGAAAGAGAAATGTGTTTTCTTAGGTGATAGTGTAACTTACTTAGGCTACGAAATTAATAAGAATGGCTTACAAACGTCAAAAACAAAGGTGGAAGCTATTCATAAAGCACCAAGGCCGACTAATGTAACGGAGGTAAAGAGTTTTTTAGGACTCGTAAATTATTACCGTAGTTTCATACCAAACGCGTCGAACATGTTAAGTCCTCTACACGAGCTACTGCGCGCGGCGGCCAAGTGGGAGTGGGGACGTTCGCAAGAACAGGCGTTTCAGGCAGTAAAAAGGGAGCTGGGCTCCGAGCGGGTGCTGGCTCATTTTGACCCGGAGGCTCAGCCGGTGCTTAGTGTGGATGCAGGACCTGGCGGGTTAGGTGCCCTTCTGGCACAACGCGACCCGGCAACCGGCGCCGAGCGCCCTCTCGCGTTCGCCTCACGCTCGCTCAACGCTAGCGAGAGGAATTACAGTCAACTTCAAAAAGAAGCTGCGGCAATCATTTTTGGTGTTAAAAAGTTCCACCAGTATCTGTATGGAAGGCAAAATCCGTTCGTTTTAAAAACCGACCATAGGCCTTTGTTGTCCATTTTCGGCAAAAATAACGGCATTCCGGTCATGACCGCTTCCCGGCTACAGCGATATGCAATTATTTTATCGGCATATAATTATAAGGTTCAGTACATAAGTAGTGCTAATAATCTCGTAGCTGATTATTTTTCTCGTGCGCCGTTGCCTAACATGGACAATGATGAGCATAACGAAGATAACGATGAGGTgtcttatttaaattttttagatGAAAGTGTGACACCCGTGACAGCTGATAAAATAAGACAGGCTACCGGAAATGACGCcacattaaaaaaagtttttaaatatatgagTATCGGTTGGCCGCGAAAGATAAGCTGTCCAtctattttaccttattttagATGCAAAACGGATTTACAAAAAGATAATGGTATTCTTTTCCGCGGTCACCGGGTGGTTATTCCGACAGTATTTCGGGATCAGCTGTTAAGTGAATTGCACACCGGACATTTAGGTATTGTCAAGACAAAAAGCGTCGCGCGCGGTAAGATGTGGTGGCCTAACATTGACGGCGATATCGAGCGCTGGATCGGCTCATGCGCCGCCTGCGTGGCCGTGCGCGCCGCCCCGCCCCGCGCCGCTCCCGCGCCCTGGCCGCGTCCTCCCTCTGCCTGGTACCGG GTCTTACAATTAAAGGTGGAGAAATGTGGTGTATTTGCATGTGTGCGTCCGCACGCATACAGGCGCGGCTACTTGTAA
- the LOC134805631 gene encoding uncharacterized protein LOC134805631 isoform X2, giving the protein MATKAPIGNLSQFDHNTQEWEIFSSRLKQFIVLNEVKNEMKQALLLTHLHDDTYRLLKNLVYPKKVEEVGYDELLKVLDGHFTPKRCTFADKSKFYEATREVGESVEKWAARIRGLAVHCEFGTSLDMLLLDKFVLGLRAGKERERLFEQNVSTLTLAKAMELAQQTECAQKARADAVAVTVKQEPVYRAGAQPSAGRRDPEARTCSVCGMRSHDESRCRYKSYRCQLCGEKGHLKKVCTSKKQSKCRVNNVEATEFSAEGGDCDSCQECKLLSLRSYN; this is encoded by the exons ATGGCTACTAAAGCTCCTATCGGAAATTTAAGTCAGTTTGACCATAATACCCAAGAATGGGAAATTTTCAGTAGTCGTTTGAAGCAGTTCATCGTTTTAAACGAAGTTAAAAATGAGATGAAACAGGCACTGCTACTGACACATCTGCATGACGATACATACCGGCTATTGAAGAACCTTGTGTACCCAAAAAAGGTAGAAGAAGTTGGGTACGACGAGCTGTTGAAGGTGCTCGACGGTCATTTTACTCCGAAGAGGTGTACCTTCGCTGATAAGAGCAAGTTCTACGAGGCAACTCGTGAAGTGGGGGAAAGTGTCGAGAAGTGGGCGGCTAGGATCAGAGGACTCGCCGTACACTGCGAGTTTGGAACTTCGCTGGACATGCTGCTGCTGGACAAGTTCGTGCTGGGGCTACGCGCCGGCAAGGAGCGCGAGCGACTCTTCGAGCAGAACGTCTCCACACTCACGCTGGCGAAGGCGATGGAGCTGGCACAGCAGACGGAGTGCGCGCAGAAGGCGCGCGCAGACGCGGTGGCCGTGACCGTGAAGCAGGAGCCGGTGTACCGGGCGGGCGCGCAGCCGTCCGCCGGCCGCCGGGATCCCGAGGCGAGGACCTGCTCGGTGTGCGGTATGAGGAGCCACGACGAGAGTAGGTGCAGATACAAGTCCTACCGGTGCCAGCTGTGTGGTGAAAAGGGACACCTCAAGAAAGTGTGTACTTCCAAGAAGCAGTCCAAGTGTCGTGTGAACAATGTTGAAGCGACAGAGTTCTCGGCAGAAGGTGGAGACTGCGATAGTTGCCAGGAATGTAAACTTCTAAGTTTAAG GTCTTACAATTAA
- the LOC134805631 gene encoding uncharacterized protein LOC134805631 isoform X3 gives MATKAPIGNLSQFDHNTQEWEIFSSRLKQFIVLNEVKNEMKQALLLTHLHDDTYRLLKNLVYPKKVEEVGYDELLKVLDGHFTPKRCTFADKSKFYEATREVGESVEKWAARIRGLAVHCEFGTSLDMLLLDKFVLGLRAGKERERLFEQNVSTLTLAKAMELAQQTECAQKARADAVAVTVKQEPVYRAGAQPSAGRRDPEARTCSVCGMRSHDESRCRYKSYRCQLCGEKGHLKKVCTSKKQSKCRVNNVEATEFSAEGGDCDSCQECKLLSLRCKH, from the exons ATGGCTACTAAAGCTCCTATCGGAAATTTAAGTCAGTTTGACCATAATACCCAAGAATGGGAAATTTTCAGTAGTCGTTTGAAGCAGTTCATCGTTTTAAACGAAGTTAAAAATGAGATGAAACAGGCACTGCTACTGACACATCTGCATGACGATACATACCGGCTATTGAAGAACCTTGTGTACCCAAAAAAGGTAGAAGAAGTTGGGTACGACGAGCTGTTGAAGGTGCTCGACGGTCATTTTACTCCGAAGAGGTGTACCTTCGCTGATAAGAGCAAGTTCTACGAGGCAACTCGTGAAGTGGGGGAAAGTGTCGAGAAGTGGGCGGCTAGGATCAGAGGACTCGCCGTACACTGCGAGTTTGGAACTTCGCTGGACATGCTGCTGCTGGACAAGTTCGTGCTGGGGCTACGCGCCGGCAAGGAGCGCGAGCGACTCTTCGAGCAGAACGTCTCCACACTCACGCTGGCGAAGGCGATGGAGCTGGCACAGCAGACGGAGTGCGCGCAGAAGGCGCGCGCAGACGCGGTGGCCGTGACCGTGAAGCAGGAGCCGGTGTACCGGGCGGGCGCGCAGCCGTCCGCCGGCCGCCGGGATCCCGAGGCGAGGACCTGCTCGGTGTGCGGTATGAGGAGCCACGACGAGAGTAGGTGCAGATACAAGTCCTACCGGTGCCAGCTGTGTGGTGAAAAGGGACACCTCAAGAAAGTGTGTACTTCCAAGAAGCAGTCCAAGTGTCGTGTGAACAATGTTGAAGCGACAGAGTTCTCGGCAGAAGGTGGAGACTGCGATAGTTGCCAGGAATGTAAACTTCTAAGTTTAAG ATGTAAACATTAA